The following coding sequences are from one Rathayibacter sp. SW19 window:
- the deoC gene encoding deoxyribose-phosphate aldolase → MTLDLARTTDRPMLARQLVGGELTEASLRGFLHGISGVDAVGLEQRAAALGTRSIKTTSKAWALDTIISLIDLTTLEGADTPGKVRSLVAKAMIPDPSDLSCPRVAAVCVYGDMVPTAIAALGGAHGADAAGRISVAAVATAFPSGRASLAVKLADTADAVAAGADEIDMVIDRGAFLAGRYGEVYDQIVAVKDACRRTNGSDAHLKVILETGELNTYDNVRRASWLAILAGADFIKTSTGKISPAATLPVTLLMLEVVRDWYKLTGEKIGVKPAGGIRTSKDAVKYVVTVAETAGEEWLQPHLFRFGASSLLNDVLLQRQKIKTGHYSGPDYVTVD, encoded by the coding sequence ATGACACTCGATCTCGCCCGAACAACGGACCGGCCGATGCTGGCCAGGCAGCTCGTGGGTGGTGAGCTGACGGAAGCGAGCCTGCGTGGTTTTCTCCACGGCATCTCGGGGGTTGATGCGGTCGGGCTCGAGCAGCGCGCAGCAGCGCTGGGAACTCGTTCGATCAAGACGACTTCGAAGGCGTGGGCGCTTGACACCATCATCTCTCTGATCGACCTGACCACCCTCGAAGGCGCGGACACGCCCGGAAAGGTGCGTTCACTGGTAGCCAAGGCGATGATTCCGGATCCGTCGGATCTGAGCTGCCCGCGTGTGGCAGCGGTCTGCGTTTACGGCGACATGGTGCCGACGGCGATCGCCGCTCTCGGCGGTGCACACGGCGCTGACGCCGCCGGCCGCATCAGTGTCGCGGCCGTCGCAACCGCGTTCCCGAGCGGGCGGGCATCGTTGGCCGTCAAGCTCGCAGATACGGCGGACGCCGTCGCAGCGGGAGCGGATGAGATCGACATGGTCATCGACCGAGGTGCGTTCCTGGCTGGACGTTACGGCGAGGTGTACGACCAGATCGTCGCGGTGAAAGACGCCTGCCGGCGCACGAACGGCAGCGACGCGCATCTCAAGGTGATCCTGGAGACCGGTGAACTGAACACGTATGACAATGTGCGGCGGGCATCCTGGTTGGCGATCCTGGCCGGTGCGGACTTCATCAAGACCTCGACCGGCAAGATTTCGCCGGCGGCCACCCTGCCGGTGACCCTTCTGATGCTGGAGGTCGTGCGCGATTGGTACAAGCTGACCGGCGAGAAGATCGGCGTGAAGCCGGCTGGCGGCATCCGTACGTCGAAGGATGCTGTCAAATACGTCGTGACGGTCGCTGAGACAGCGGGGGAGGAATGGCTGCAGCCCCACCTGTTCCGATTCGGGGCATCCAGCCTCTTGAACGATGTTCTGCTGCAGCGGCAGAAGATCAAGACCGGCCACTATTCCGGCCCTGACTATGTGACGGTGGACTGA
- a CDS encoding aldehyde dehydrogenase family protein has product MSRLAIPKTYKLYIGGAFPRSESGRTYEVVSAEGHFLANAAKASRKDARDAVRSARGAVAGWSSATAYNRGQVLYRIAELLEGRRAQFIDEVAQSEGLSARDAAAQVDEAIDRWVWYAGWADKFVQVAGSGNPVAGPFFNLSVPEPTGVVAIVAPQTPSLLGLAATIAPALVAGNTVVVIASERHPLAAISLSEVLATSDVPAGVVNILTGSAAEIAPWLASHADVNALDLVGAGDLDWVDLQIQAAETLKRVLPPEQGSDAAAASIDRIVAFTETKTVWHPKSML; this is encoded by the coding sequence ATGAGCCGTTTGGCCATTCCGAAGACCTACAAGCTGTACATCGGCGGCGCCTTCCCGCGCAGCGAGTCCGGTCGCACCTACGAGGTCGTCAGCGCGGAAGGACACTTCCTCGCCAATGCGGCCAAGGCGTCGCGCAAAGACGCCAGGGATGCTGTGCGTTCCGCGCGCGGCGCCGTGGCCGGCTGGTCGTCGGCGACCGCATACAACCGTGGCCAGGTGCTCTACCGCATCGCCGAACTCCTCGAGGGGCGCCGCGCCCAGTTCATCGACGAGGTCGCCCAGTCCGAAGGGCTCAGCGCGCGCGACGCGGCCGCCCAGGTCGACGAGGCGATTGACCGCTGGGTCTGGTACGCCGGTTGGGCAGACAAATTCGTTCAAGTCGCCGGCAGCGGCAACCCCGTTGCCGGGCCGTTCTTCAACCTGTCCGTGCCAGAACCGACCGGCGTCGTCGCGATCGTCGCACCGCAGACGCCATCACTGCTCGGGCTCGCTGCCACGATCGCACCTGCGCTGGTTGCCGGGAACACGGTGGTCGTGATCGCAAGCGAACGGCATCCGCTGGCCGCCATCAGCCTGTCAGAGGTGCTCGCCACCAGCGACGTGCCCGCCGGAGTCGTGAACATCCTTACCGGTTCCGCTGCCGAGATCGCGCCCTGGCTTGCATCGCACGCAGACGTCAACGCTCTCGACCTGGTCGGAGCCGGCGACCTGGATTGGGTAGACCTCCAGATCCAAGCGGCAGAAACGCTCAAGCGCGTACTGCCACCCGAGCAGGGCAGCGACGCCGCAGCAGCATCCATCGATCGGATCGTCGCCTTCACGGAGACCAAGACGGTCTGGCATCCGAAGAGCATGCTGTAG
- a CDS encoding aldehyde dehydrogenase family protein translates to MSFLDYAPAPESRAILNPRSDYGLFIGGEFVAGNGTPFSTISPATEEHLATIATANAADVDSAVAAARGAYDRVWSRMSGRDRGKYLFRIARLVQERARELAVAESLDNGKPIKESRDVDVPLVAAWFFYYAGWADKLDYAGFGPAPQALGVAAQVIPWNFPLMMLAWKIAPALAAGNTVVLKPAETTSLSALLFAEILQQADLPAGVVNIVTGAGETGKLLVEHPDVDKVAFTGSTAVGRQIARAVAGTQKKVTLELGGKAANIVFDDAPIDQAIEGIVNGIFFNQGHVCCAGSRLLVQESVHDEVVDRLKTRLQTLRLGDPLDKNTDIGAINSAEQLERIRTLSDIGEQEGAERWSSDCVIPDAGFWFAPTIFTNVSTSSRIARDEIFGPVLSVLTFRTPAEAIAKANNTPYGLSAGIWSDKGSRILAVADKLRAGVIWANTFNRFDPASPFGGYKESGYGREGGRQGLTAYLKPAASPVGRGGSASERIEARRTAGDLDTRAERATRSPGRTKKGAAK, encoded by the coding sequence ATGAGCTTTCTTGACTATGCGCCGGCCCCCGAGTCGCGCGCGATACTGAACCCGCGCAGCGACTATGGCCTGTTCATCGGCGGCGAGTTCGTCGCGGGCAACGGCACCCCGTTCTCGACGATCTCGCCGGCCACCGAGGAACACCTGGCGACCATTGCAACCGCGAATGCGGCGGATGTCGATTCCGCAGTTGCCGCCGCTCGTGGCGCTTACGACCGTGTCTGGTCTCGCATGTCTGGTCGAGATCGGGGCAAGTACCTGTTCCGCATCGCCCGCCTGGTGCAGGAGCGCGCCCGCGAACTCGCCGTGGCGGAGAGCTTGGACAACGGCAAGCCGATCAAGGAGAGTCGCGACGTCGACGTTCCGCTGGTGGCGGCCTGGTTCTTCTACTATGCGGGCTGGGCTGACAAACTCGACTATGCCGGTTTCGGGCCTGCCCCGCAGGCGCTCGGCGTGGCGGCGCAGGTGATCCCGTGGAATTTCCCGCTGATGATGCTCGCGTGGAAGATCGCGCCGGCGTTGGCTGCGGGCAACACCGTCGTGTTGAAGCCGGCGGAGACCACTTCGTTGAGCGCCCTTCTGTTCGCGGAGATCCTGCAGCAGGCGGACTTGCCGGCCGGTGTCGTCAACATCGTCACGGGTGCCGGGGAGACCGGCAAGCTGCTGGTCGAGCATCCGGATGTTGACAAAGTGGCGTTCACCGGGTCGACCGCTGTGGGCAGGCAGATCGCGCGCGCAGTCGCGGGCACGCAGAAGAAAGTCACGCTCGAACTCGGCGGGAAGGCGGCGAATATCGTGTTCGACGACGCCCCGATCGATCAGGCCATTGAGGGAATCGTCAACGGCATCTTCTTCAACCAGGGGCATGTCTGCTGTGCGGGCAGCCGACTGCTCGTGCAGGAGAGCGTGCACGACGAGGTCGTTGACCGGTTGAAGACGCGCCTGCAGACCCTGCGGCTCGGAGACCCGCTCGACAAGAACACCGACATCGGCGCGATCAACTCCGCGGAGCAGTTGGAGCGTATTCGCACGTTGTCCGACATCGGCGAACAGGAGGGCGCAGAGCGGTGGAGTTCTGACTGCGTCATTCCGGATGCCGGTTTCTGGTTCGCCCCGACGATCTTCACTAACGTTTCCACCTCGAGCCGGATCGCTCGCGACGAGATCTTCGGCCCCGTGCTATCCGTACTCACCTTCCGCACGCCGGCAGAGGCGATCGCGAAGGCGAACAACACCCCCTATGGGTTGTCGGCCGGAATCTGGAGCGACAAGGGCAGCAGGATCCTGGCCGTCGCAGACAAGTTGCGGGCCGGTGTCATCTGGGCGAACACGTTCAACCGGTTCGACCCGGCGAGTCCGTTCGGCGGCTACAAGGAATCCGGCTACGGGCGGGAAGGCGGCAGGCAGGGACTGACTGCGTACCTGAAGCCCGCTGCGTCGCCTGTGGGTCGCGGAGGGAGCGCCAGCGAGCGTATCGAGGCCCGCCGCACCGCAGGGGATCTCGATACGCGCGCTGAGCGCGCTACTCGATCACCGGGCCGCACCAAGAAGGGGGCCGCGAAATGA
- a CDS encoding RbsD/FucU domain-containing protein, whose product MLKNINPLLSGELLTTIDSMKPGEWLTLVGRTYSERSADSAIVDMGEATMEAAAIAILSIMPLGKGEESPIVFLDASAEEGELPDVAFAVRGIAADAELRRVTMACLEPDAFAGLAEHSKLTVVAGDDTSSTAFLLQKGALLA is encoded by the coding sequence TTGCTGAAGAACATTAACCCTCTGTTGTCTGGTGAACTCTTGACGACGATAGATTCGATGAAACCCGGAGAATGGCTAACCCTAGTAGGCCGCACTTACTCCGAACGATCAGCGGATTCTGCAATCGTCGACATGGGAGAAGCAACAATGGAGGCGGCTGCAATAGCCATATTAAGTATCATGCCGCTGGGCAAGGGAGAAGAGTCTCCCATTGTCTTCCTTGACGCGAGTGCCGAGGAGGGCGAACTACCCGACGTGGCGTTCGCCGTTCGCGGTATTGCCGCGGACGCAGAACTGCGAAGGGTGACGATGGCGTGCCTCGAACCGGATGCCTTCGCCGGCCTTGCTGAGCACTCCAAACTCACTGTGGTCGCGGGCGACGATACGTCGTCAACGGCGTTTCTGCTTCAAAAGGGGGCGCTGCTAGCGTAG
- a CDS encoding sugar-binding transcriptional regulator, producing MAVTDTDELLSVRAAEMYYDENLTQDEIGTALHLTRWKVGRLLAQARAQGIVRIEIVHPRARRVLVERELRDRFALRDVVVVSSAGVAGDAELQRRVAQAAADFLTALRPVPPTLGVSWGRTMSDVAACLPVGWARGVGVVQINGGLSLTPSGSPAAATAMTIAQKAAGSAHVLPIPAILEHVETKRGIERDRAVAGVLDRAAHASAYLFSAGEATDNSALVVSGYLAPEDVKVLVGKGAVGDVVGRFIGADGYPVDANLDSRTVGLDIEALRSAETSIAVVSGEGKHAVTRALVTSGICSILVTDDRTAGYLLANSDGESGEATQDDAAQNDEQPDEALQNQVLQNEGRQMRNGTR from the coding sequence ATGGCAGTGACCGATACCGACGAGCTGCTGTCCGTGCGCGCCGCCGAAATGTACTACGACGAGAATCTCACTCAAGACGAGATCGGCACGGCGTTGCATCTGACCCGCTGGAAGGTCGGAAGGCTGCTCGCGCAGGCGCGAGCTCAGGGCATTGTGCGCATCGAGATCGTGCACCCGCGTGCGCGACGTGTGCTCGTTGAGCGAGAGCTGCGCGACCGGTTCGCGTTGCGTGACGTCGTCGTCGTGTCGTCGGCAGGAGTCGCGGGTGACGCCGAACTCCAGCGACGTGTGGCTCAGGCCGCCGCCGACTTCCTGACGGCATTGCGTCCGGTGCCGCCGACGCTCGGCGTCAGTTGGGGTCGCACCATGAGTGACGTCGCTGCCTGCCTGCCGGTCGGCTGGGCGCGCGGGGTCGGCGTCGTGCAGATCAACGGCGGGTTGAGCCTGACCCCGAGCGGCAGCCCGGCTGCAGCGACGGCGATGACCATTGCGCAGAAGGCGGCAGGCTCCGCGCACGTGCTGCCGATCCCCGCCATCCTCGAACACGTCGAGACGAAGCGTGGCATCGAACGCGATCGCGCCGTCGCTGGGGTGCTGGATCGCGCCGCGCACGCATCCGCATACCTGTTCAGCGCCGGCGAGGCGACCGACAACTCTGCTCTTGTCGTCAGCGGCTATCTGGCCCCTGAAGACGTCAAGGTGCTCGTCGGCAAGGGCGCGGTCGGCGACGTCGTCGGCCGCTTCATCGGGGCAGATGGCTACCCCGTGGATGCCAATCTGGACTCACGCACGGTCGGCCTGGACATCGAAGCCCTGCGCAGCGCGGAGACGAGCATCGCGGTCGTATCGGGTGAGGGCAAGCACGCGGTCACCCGGGCGTTGGTCACCAGCGGAATCTGCTCGATCCTCGTGACCGATGACCGCACGGCGGGCTATTTACTTGCGAATTCCGACGGCGAATCCGGCGAAGCTACGCAGGACGACGCGGCACAGAACGACGAACAACCCGATGAGGCCTTACAGAATCAGGTCTTGCAGAATGAGGGGCGACAGATGAGGAATGGGACGCGATGA
- a CDS encoding ribokinase, which produces MTVAVVGSANLDLVYRVGRLPGGGETVLARGYSEHAGGKGNNQVIAAARAGANTCFIAAIGDDSHGDLLSATLTSARVDQLVRRIAEPTGTALITVDDAGENSIVVNPGANAALVDLTAAECAAIADADYLLMQLEIPLRTVVAAAAIAHESNTTVVLNAAPMQALPTELTRNVDILIVNEHEALLCAAQLAPANVLPRAISVDGARDILAILLSAVPAVVVTLGAAGAVVLTRELGDAPAAHVPAMPVTTVDTTGAGDTFCGALVAELDAGADLIDAAAFASAAAALAVQQAGAVSSIPTRERILALQAAPIQEP; this is translated from the coding sequence GTGACCGTCGCCGTTGTGGGAAGTGCCAACCTCGATCTTGTGTACCGAGTTGGGCGCCTCCCCGGCGGCGGCGAGACCGTGCTTGCGCGAGGGTACTCGGAGCATGCAGGTGGCAAGGGCAACAATCAGGTGATTGCTGCGGCACGAGCCGGAGCGAACACCTGCTTCATCGCGGCGATCGGAGACGACAGCCACGGTGACCTCCTGTCTGCCACGCTCACTTCCGCGCGCGTCGACCAGCTGGTGCGGCGGATCGCCGAGCCGACCGGAACTGCACTGATCACGGTCGACGACGCAGGCGAGAACAGCATCGTGGTCAATCCCGGTGCCAACGCGGCGCTTGTCGATTTGACGGCGGCCGAATGCGCAGCGATCGCGGACGCGGACTATCTGCTGATGCAACTGGAGATCCCGCTCCGCACAGTTGTCGCCGCGGCTGCGATCGCACACGAGAGCAACACCACCGTGGTGCTGAACGCCGCCCCGATGCAGGCACTGCCGACCGAGCTCACGCGCAACGTGGACATCCTGATCGTGAACGAGCACGAGGCACTCTTGTGCGCCGCCCAACTCGCTCCGGCGAACGTGTTGCCGCGCGCGATCTCCGTGGACGGCGCGCGTGACATCCTTGCCATCCTGCTGAGCGCGGTTCCCGCAGTCGTTGTGACGCTCGGAGCGGCAGGAGCAGTTGTTCTGACCCGAGAGCTGGGCGACGCGCCTGCCGCGCACGTTCCGGCGATGCCGGTCACAACCGTCGACACGACGGGAGCTGGCGACACATTCTGCGGCGCACTCGTCGCCGAGCTCGACGCCGGCGCCGACCTGATCGATGCTGCGGCGTTCGCGAGTGCGGCCGCGGCGCTCGCCGTGCAGCAGGCAGGGGCGGTGTCCTCGATTCCGACCCGTGAGCGTATCCTCGCGCTGCAAGCTGCGCCGATTCAGGAGCCGTAG
- a CDS encoding LysR substrate-binding domain-containing protein, with amino-acid sequence MFDPALLTTFLAVAETRSFTKAAARLQLSQPTVSQHVRRLEQAAGRTLIARDTRDVRLTDNGDAMAGFARSILAAHAAAESYFTGSAMRGRLRFGAADDLAITQLPRILRDFRQLHPNINMELTVSQSGPLYRRLKAGQLDLIFIKQTPGSTEGSRVSTDTMVWIGLEKTEIDADEPVPLIAYQDPSISKQMAIDALEGAGRTWKITCNTREVNGVLAAVRAGLGVAVFPRTLIPEDLRKVTNRLGLPEVGEVDFTLLSNPLAAKEPVDALAAAIMGRTLIR; translated from the coding sequence ATGTTCGACCCTGCACTGCTCACCACGTTTCTCGCCGTCGCAGAGACGCGCAGTTTCACCAAAGCGGCGGCCCGTTTGCAGCTGAGTCAGCCGACAGTGAGCCAGCACGTGCGCAGGCTCGAGCAGGCGGCAGGCCGGACGCTGATCGCACGCGACACCCGGGACGTGCGTCTGACAGACAACGGGGATGCGATGGCGGGCTTCGCTCGAAGCATCCTGGCCGCTCATGCCGCTGCTGAAAGCTATTTCACCGGCTCCGCGATGCGCGGGAGGCTGCGCTTCGGTGCCGCGGACGACCTGGCGATCACGCAGTTGCCGCGCATCCTGCGGGACTTTCGCCAACTGCATCCGAACATCAATATGGAGTTGACGGTGAGCCAGAGCGGCCCCCTGTATCGCAGGCTGAAGGCGGGGCAGCTCGACTTGATCTTCATCAAACAGACGCCGGGGTCCACAGAGGGCAGCAGGGTGAGTACGGACACCATGGTCTGGATCGGCCTGGAGAAGACGGAGATCGACGCGGACGAGCCTGTACCTCTCATCGCGTACCAGGATCCGAGCATCAGCAAGCAGATGGCGATCGACGCGCTCGAGGGAGCAGGGCGCACCTGGAAGATCACGTGCAATACGCGTGAGGTTAACGGCGTGCTGGCCGCCGTGCGCGCCGGCCTCGGCGTCGCCGTGTTTCCGCGCACCCTGATCCCGGAGGATCTGCGCAAGGTGACCAACCGGCTCGGCCTGCCCGAGGTCGGCGAAGTGGACTTCACTCTACTGTCGAATCCGCTCGCCGCGAAGGAGCCCGTCGACGCGCTCGCCGCCGCCATCATGGGTCGCACGCTCATTCGCTGA
- a CDS encoding DEAD/DEAH box helicase, with protein MPRSGDRSTQTQSRSSNRSRHANNDGLIPVLARRVREVEAKAADGKKLGPTNRTKFQVIALLMREERARAKADHDLTDAARLEQLKRLDGIATILAKTAARDTSLIALLESTASPSASAQKMRRDWLLESGTQLSPDDLIITTEAPKVKQETVVPPELADRQVIPQSVRARVMSNPFLAPDFSHISETAAHPRRRLDSWELLGPLFKSFESGSGGQAASMDLPPAPAVDRYSPRGMELMKHQARVIESVRLGHRSFLLADEPGLGKTAQSVLAASVAGAYPLLAVVPNVVKMNWAREVELWTPQRRATVIHGDGQGLDAFADVVIVNYEVLDRHLSWLSRLGFRGMVVDEAHFIKNLHSQRSKYVLGLADAIRHTAPAGDPLLMALTGTPLINDIDDFRAIWQFLGWIDGNKPTAELMEKLEETGLTPADAAFYPEARAAVIDMGIVRRRKLDVASDLPSRRVVDLPVELDDDLGRSIREAERELAARLVARFRRASAAGIGSAFEGDADAHRAHLIRMVAHAELEESKGTTNGENVFTMVRKIGQAKAGLASDYAAQLARSVGKVVFFAKHIDVMDAAEDLFAARDLRSISIRGDQTALARQKEIDAFNNDPSVSVAVCSLTAAGVGLNLQAASNVVLAELSWTAAEQTQAIDRVHRIGQEEPVTAWRIIAAQTIDSKIAELIDAKQGLAARALDGSDVEPGSADSVQLDALIALLTDALGAVA; from the coding sequence ATGCCTCGCTCCGGCGATCGCAGTACGCAGACCCAATCCCGGTCATCCAACCGATCGCGGCACGCCAACAACGACGGTCTCATTCCGGTGCTCGCGCGGCGTGTTCGCGAAGTCGAGGCGAAGGCTGCGGACGGCAAGAAACTCGGCCCGACCAATCGCACGAAATTCCAAGTGATCGCGCTGCTCATGCGCGAAGAACGTGCGCGGGCCAAAGCCGACCACGACCTCACAGATGCCGCCCGCCTCGAACAACTCAAGAGGCTTGACGGTATCGCCACAATCCTGGCAAAGACTGCTGCGCGTGACACCTCGCTGATCGCCCTGCTGGAAAGCACGGCATCCCCGAGCGCGAGCGCACAAAAGATGCGCCGCGATTGGCTGCTGGAATCCGGAACGCAGCTCAGCCCGGACGACCTGATCATCACCACCGAAGCCCCGAAGGTGAAACAAGAAACCGTTGTGCCCCCCGAGCTCGCGGACCGTCAGGTGATCCCGCAATCTGTACGAGCCAGGGTGATGTCGAACCCGTTCCTTGCGCCGGATTTCTCGCACATATCTGAAACGGCAGCCCACCCGCGGAGACGTCTGGACTCATGGGAACTGCTCGGTCCGCTGTTCAAATCCTTTGAAAGCGGGTCTGGCGGTCAGGCAGCCAGCATGGATCTGCCGCCCGCGCCCGCAGTTGACAGGTATTCTCCTCGCGGTATGGAACTGATGAAACACCAGGCGCGCGTGATCGAAAGCGTGCGTCTCGGCCACCGGAGTTTCCTACTTGCGGACGAGCCCGGCCTCGGCAAGACGGCGCAGTCCGTGCTGGCCGCCTCGGTTGCCGGCGCCTATCCATTGCTTGCTGTCGTACCGAACGTTGTCAAGATGAACTGGGCGCGCGAGGTGGAATTGTGGACGCCGCAGCGTCGGGCTACCGTGATTCACGGCGACGGCCAGGGCCTTGACGCCTTCGCTGACGTTGTCATCGTCAACTACGAAGTGCTGGATCGGCACCTTTCCTGGCTGAGCCGCCTCGGTTTTAGAGGCATGGTTGTCGATGAAGCGCACTTCATCAAGAACCTGCACTCGCAGCGATCGAAGTACGTGCTCGGGCTGGCCGACGCGATTCGGCACACGGCGCCAGCCGGTGACCCGCTGCTGATGGCCTTGACGGGAACTCCCTTGATCAACGACATCGACGATTTCCGGGCGATTTGGCAGTTTCTCGGCTGGATCGACGGGAACAAGCCGACGGCGGAGCTTATGGAAAAGCTCGAAGAAACCGGACTGACGCCAGCCGATGCAGCGTTCTATCCTGAGGCGCGCGCAGCAGTGATAGACATGGGCATCGTACGTCGCCGCAAGCTCGATGTCGCGTCTGATCTGCCGTCCAGACGCGTCGTCGACCTGCCGGTCGAGCTCGACGACGATCTGGGCCGCTCTATCCGTGAAGCTGAGCGTGAACTTGCAGCGCGCTTGGTCGCTCGATTTCGGCGGGCATCTGCAGCCGGGATCGGCAGCGCGTTCGAAGGCGACGCAGACGCGCACCGCGCTCACCTCATCCGCATGGTTGCGCACGCCGAACTGGAGGAGTCGAAGGGCACCACCAACGGTGAGAACGTGTTCACCATGGTGCGCAAGATCGGTCAGGCCAAGGCGGGTCTCGCATCCGACTACGCGGCGCAGCTGGCCCGATCGGTGGGCAAGGTTGTCTTCTTTGCCAAGCACATCGATGTGATGGATGCCGCGGAAGATCTGTTCGCCGCCCGCGACCTGCGGTCGATCTCGATTCGCGGGGACCAGACCGCGCTCGCCAGGCAAAAGGAGATCGACGCCTTCAATAACGATCCGTCCGTGTCGGTTGCGGTTTGCTCGCTCACTGCCGCCGGAGTCGGTCTCAACTTGCAGGCGGCATCCAACGTCGTGCTTGCGGAGCTCAGCTGGACCGCCGCTGAACAGACCCAGGCGATCGACCGCGTGCATCGTATCGGCCAGGAAGAGCCGGTCACAGCGTGGCGCATCATTGCGGCGCAGACGATCGACTCCAAGATCGCTGAACTCATCGACGCGAAACAGGGCCTCGCCGCCCGCGCTCTCGACGGCTCGGACGTCGAACCGGGGTCAGCGGACTCTGTGCAACTCGACGCGCTGATCGCACTCTTGACGGATGCGCTGGGCGCGGTGGCTTAG
- a CDS encoding DUF6804 family protein: MPRPPAQPVYTRMALIPGLLGAIVLLAGLAVIGGAWYIGVLYATSILALIMCVFAAQAKQFWWYFGLIPLAVLWNPVWPITLDDLLLRMLHIVGAAVFVAAGVAIKVPEQ; encoded by the coding sequence ATGCCACGACCACCTGCACAACCTGTTTACACGCGGATGGCCCTGATTCCCGGGCTGCTGGGCGCGATCGTCCTCCTTGCCGGTCTTGCCGTGATCGGCGGCGCCTGGTACATCGGCGTTCTCTATGCGACCAGCATCCTTGCGTTGATCATGTGCGTGTTCGCCGCGCAGGCGAAGCAGTTTTGGTGGTACTTCGGACTGATCCCGCTCGCGGTCTTGTGGAACCCGGTGTGGCCGATCACCCTCGATGATCTACTGCTGCGGATGCTGCACATCGTCGGCGCAGCGGTGTTCGTCGCGGCAGGAGTCGCCATCAAGGTTCCTGAGCAGTAA
- a CDS encoding DUF488 domain-containing protein has translation MTYRVKRVYDNPSSSDGFRVLVDRLWPRGLSKERAQLDEWLKDIAPTNELRTWFGHEPAKFAEFQARYGSELDRNPAVATLRSWASEHEVVTLLYSAHDQEANQAVALLEYLGEAE, from the coding sequence ATGACGTATCGGGTGAAGCGCGTGTACGACAACCCGTCGAGTTCCGACGGCTTCCGGGTTCTGGTGGATCGCCTGTGGCCGCGAGGGCTCAGCAAGGAGCGTGCGCAGCTGGACGAATGGCTGAAGGACATTGCTCCGACCAACGAATTGCGAACCTGGTTCGGCCACGAGCCGGCGAAGTTCGCCGAGTTCCAAGCGCGCTACGGATCCGAGCTCGATCGGAATCCCGCCGTAGCGACGCTACGTTCGTGGGCTTCAGAACACGAGGTCGTGACATTGCTGTACTCGGCGCACGACCAGGAGGCCAATCAGGCCGTGGCCCTGCTCGAATATCTCGGCGAGGCGGAGTAG
- a CDS encoding GDSL-type esterase/lipase family protein, with protein sequence MPEADLLAFVGDSITAGGHWEDWFPSESTLNFGVSGSTTDDVIERIPDVVAAMPTCVVLMVGTNDLAWRRSSEYIVRNIETILARLRQGLPASYLLVQSVLPRERDYANVIKDINRHLRQFAPSLRAQYLDLWPVFALEDGSLNPEYSADSLHLEDAGYDAWLAELRPGLERLRSHPPMSSSIPLPPEFLSRRGRIS encoded by the coding sequence ATGCCCGAAGCAGACCTGCTTGCGTTCGTCGGTGACAGCATCACGGCAGGCGGTCATTGGGAAGACTGGTTCCCGAGCGAATCGACCCTGAATTTCGGTGTCAGCGGTAGTACGACAGACGACGTGATCGAGCGGATACCTGACGTCGTCGCGGCGATGCCGACCTGCGTCGTCCTCATGGTCGGCACGAACGACCTCGCCTGGCGAAGGTCGAGCGAGTACATCGTGCGCAACATCGAGACGATTCTGGCACGACTACGCCAGGGGCTGCCGGCGTCCTACCTTCTCGTGCAGTCGGTGCTCCCACGCGAACGCGATTACGCCAATGTGATCAAGGACATCAACCGGCATCTGAGACAGTTCGCGCCGAGTCTGCGCGCACAATACCTCGATCTGTGGCCGGTGTTCGCACTCGAAGACGGATCTCTGAATCCGGAATATTCTGCGGACAGTCTTCATCTGGAAGACGCAGGATATGACGCCTGGCTGGCGGAGCTGCGGCCGGGGCTGGAACGGCTGCGGAGCCACCCGCCGATGAGCAGTTCGATACCGCTGCCGCCGGAATTTCTGTCACGTCGCGGCCGGATCAGCTGA